The region CAGAAAAAAAGTTCAAGTTCCTGTTTTTTCCAGAAATAGGGCCTGACTTTGCGATTGAGCCACCAAGAGGACCtgaatagaaattatttttgctgGATTTCAAAATTGGGCCAGAATTTGCAGTGAACTTACCAAGGGGGCCAGAAGAAAATCTAGGAAGAGTACTGTTCTCAGATGGATGAACTGAAGACTGCAGCAAAGCAGAAACTGACTGGCTACGATAAAAATAATCAGAATCCAGAGCTTTTGATTCCCCAGGGTAAACAGTTGAATCAATTCCGAACACATGGCTGATTCTTCTATATATAGTGAATAATGATCTTACTAAAAGGCGAACTGTATAATCATAAGTCTTATTCCAGAGTGAGATCTCCTTCAGATTCCTCACTTCGTGCTGCTTCCATACAAGTTTCTTCTGGTAGTCAAGTAAATTATTTGGCTCGGGATCGCAACCCTTCATTCTCCTCACAGTCTGTTCGAGATCAGAAAGCATTTCCATCTCTTGGTACAGTGTAGAATTAACCGAAATAAACCGCTCCATCTTCTTAACTTTCTTATCCATCTTTTTCCATGAAAATCCCCACCCATATGGGTCAGCATGAATCTTGATCATTTCATCAAAAAGATGCTGAAAGCCCTTCAAACTAGGATCACTACATTTATTACCTATTCTGGCCACAGGCTTTGCAACATGTACCATACTTTCCATCATCTCCAAACAAATCAGACGACCAATGAAATCATCATCCTCagcaataagtttttttataccCTCAGAACTCCCGATCTCTTCTCTCAACCTAGCAACCTGTTTATCACTCAATGAATGCCAAAGATGAACTAGCTTAGACATCAAGCTTGTAACTTCAAAGGCCAAAACTCCAACAACTGCCTTCTGAGGACCAGGTTCACGCTTCTGTGGAATCTTCCACAGACTACGAAACCAAGATTCTGCAACCATCTCTTACCCAGAGAGTCTGCCAAAAAAAAACCGCAATAAAAAAAGGACAATAAGCCAAAACGCACACCAAATCAATTGGATTTATAGATAATATCTACCAACGTGTCCTGATAGATCAATTCAATTATTAGctgataacaataacaaaataactTTTAGTAAACACTAACtcaaaaataaatggaaaaaaaaactattttctactGAAAAACAAGGATTGAATTAATCACTCGCTCTCTCAATGGCGTcacagaatattttttttaaattattttcccccGTTCATGAATCTGAGAATTCCATTTTCCTGAAACCAATAGATTTTAACCTTCATACAGCTGATAGAcagagaaaaattaaacaatttgatCTTCTACAattctcctttaaattttataggatCCACCTAACTCCTAATAACAAATCTCTctcaaatactaaaataaacaaatcataaaaaaatgaattcaagaCCATAAATCTAGTAATAATCagcaaaaaaaaggggggggggatTGCAAGAGCATCAAGTGCTTTCACAAGAAACACAGACTAAAAATAGAAACTTGCagcagaaaaaaaatggaaaagtcataaacaaaaatgaaaacctTCACACATAGCTACACCAGAGAAAAAAACTTTACACTATCAACCTCAgcttaaaacaccaaaaatgaAATACCCACAATCCAGACCACCCAAAATCCAGCAAATCCAAACACTATACACCTTAAAGGACTTAACATTACatccaaaaacaaacatatccaCACTCATCTCCATCTGGGCCGATCAAAAAACACAACAGAAGAAATGCAAAGCAGCCAGTACCATCAATTAcacagaaaaaatatttaaaaaaaacaacgaaagtaaagaaaagagaacTTACTGATCACATgaaaagaaggaagagaagGGGGGGTAATGCTGtggaagagagaaaaatgagaGAGGAAGCAGCTAGGAAATAGTAGTGACGGGAGACTAGTTTAGAGCCACAtggagagaaagaagaaaaggagaaagaaggcagaaaggaaattgaagagaaagagagagacggGAGAAAACGAGtcatattaaagattaaaagaTCCCActacaaataattattatagtttaGTGCATCTTCTCTTTCACCATCCAGTCCCTTGTCTATTTGTTATTTGCTTATATGTCCCTTGACCGTTGGTCCTTTGCTGTTCCTCTCTCTTATTTGTTAGTTCTTTGATAGTgtgagtattattatttttttaaagtgttttttatatagaaatatattaaaataattaaaaaaataaaaaaataataatttaaagtaaagaaaaaaatacaaaaaattaaatttttttaaaaatacttttaaaatttaaaaacaaaaaaaattaattgaattcgTGATTTTTCTAGCAATTTTCTTACTCAGCAATTTAAACAGTAGTTTTTTGCTTGATTttaattaactatatttttttttctatgaagttattttatttgattgtttatgTTTAGTTTTTTGGCATTATTTTTACCATATATTTAATATGTCAAACTCTTGAGATTAGGTAAGTTtcgtattaaattaaatagaaaagaacacaattaaatatcaaaatatttttggcaTGTAACccaattaatctaattaaattttgagtacaatctaatttaattttttattaaaaaataacatcattttaatttttaaaataatcacatttttaaattgacttagattaattaaatcaacaaataaatttatttttgcttgtaacctaattaatctaataatatcTATGCTTCCAACATCATAATTAACAAGCTCTGATAATTGTCACTTGGCAGAAGCAAGGGTGAGTTAATTATCACGCTGGTGTGATTGAGATTATCTTCTTTTATTGGTGGTTTGTCGTGAATCGGTTACGAGGCCTTGTttgcaaaaatcacaaaacagaGGGGGCTAGATCCCTCACAATCATTAATGGTAAGCACGCGGAAAGTGTCTTTTGACAGATTTAACCCTCCAGGTCCAAGTAGCCGCGCTCGGGCCGACCTGATCAACACGAACAGTCCAAAACCAGACCAAAGTGGCTACAATTGGTCCGACCAAGAACCCGAGAATCATGCATTAGCTTGTGTTGAATTGTCTGCTTGTTCtagatgatttatttattttttgccttTAATTATTAGAGTATACTTTTCATTGATCTCTTAGCAAGATGTAGGGTAAATTCCTTGAAGTGTAGATTTTAAATCTTAAAGTTTCAATTtgcaaatataaaagaaaaatcaaagttttttaaGTAGTTGATTTACttgttgatttatatatatatatatatatatgatgaggTTGGcacaccaaatatatatatattttttatgcattttataTAAGGTGTGTGATTTGCATCACCTAAGATGAGATCTTCGGATTATAAAAGACTGTTTGAGAGcgtggttattttttataatatttttcgtgttgaaatgtattaaaataatatttttttatttttaaaaaattatttttgatattagcgtattaaaatgattcaaaatacataaaaaaaatttaatttttattattaaaaattaaattgttaagaAACACAGTGCAAATGAAGTCTTAATCTCACTGTGAGCCATTGACCAGAAGAAGACATTGCTCGAACCTTTTTGTACTACTAGTCTAATTGAAAacgatatatttatttatttattattagctAGCACAAAAGAGAATCCCTTCATGTGCATTGCTCGCGAGGGAGGCCATAAAATAGGATTGGCTTTGAGGActactttctttcttcttttcttttttgataatgTCAacatttagtgttttttttttttaatctcttattttttattgcagagAGCAGGAGGAGTTTAGatcattttcttctcaatttacACGAGGGAGTTTAGATCATTCCACGGCGTCAAAGTTGGCAAGTAATGCTTGAATAGTTAGAAtatctcatttctttttattttttaatgtcttgatattaaaaataaacattaaaaataaaaaaaaatattattttaatatattttcatataaaaaacacttaaaaaataaactttattacaatacaaaatatacttttaattgCAGCTTGGCGGATTGGCCGAACAATTCGGAATGTTTTGTATGGAGATTGACGGCGTATGCTTCTGGTGTTAGATCGTAAAATACATGATTAATTTATCTGTTACTGTTTTGGTGGCTGCTTTTTTATCCTTACTTGAATTAGATTGATAATTAACGGTGTGACCTTTTGCATAGGTATTATGCAGCATATGCTCATTGTCTATGACATTACTGCACAGAGCTTGTgggtttgcttttatttttactaacCAAGGAGTATCTCTGGGATTGATTTTAGAATAAGGAGACATATCTTTTTAGTCCTGGTTCAGTAGATATGTTCTTGTTTTCATACAACCAGATCTTGGAGTTTATcgctataaaaaaaacattgattctcacacaaaaaacaaacaaaaaaacatcataaggTGTGTATTTCATAATACAGagcatgattgttttttaaaaatatttgttctgGGTTGATTTGATTAGTTTATTCTGGGTTGATCTCGTCACTTTAAgatcatgaaattaaatttcactttGACATGGATGTAGATAAATCAAGAGAAAGATTGATGCCTTGCGTAACCAGAAAGCCTAAGTGGATCTTATAATGGCAACAAGGAAGAAAGTTAAGCAAGTGTGATTATTCGTCAACTCTAGTTGCAGCAATGGAAGAGTGCTAAGAACTTGACCAATCATTTCCTAGTGACCTTTAGACTTCCCACTATAAAAACCCTATTGACCCCAGAATCATTTCAATGTAGTTTTTTAGACAATGCTATCTTCTTCATTGGAGCATGTTTTACATATTACCATTTCAgatttgaattagaaaaaaaacaagaatgtgAATATTAACTAGTCTAAAATGTTGATTAAATAAGAAGATATAGTTGGATTTGGTATTCAAAAGCTATAAAGAGGGATGATGGCGGCCCATGATCATCAATGAGAAACCATTATCTCACACACACGAGGTTACTTTTCTGCTTTTTGATCAGCAAAATGTTAAGAAGCCTTTCACATTAAGTATATATTCTTACTGTTTCTTTACCTCATCACGTGATTCTTAAGATATGCGAATTAACATGATTGCatcaagtttataaaaaaacgaAGGTCTCGTCTTTTAGCTTTAAGTGCAGATAATTCTGTAGTTGAATCCTGTCCTCGTCTTTGGCTGGCGGCTTTCTGTATAGTCTTGGATCACTAGTTGTCTCGAGTGTCTTCGAACACTGATATTAAACCCAGCTCGAGTCAACGTGCAGGTTAGGATAGgtttcataagaaaataaaaaacgaaGATAACTATGTagttttgcccttttttttccaagttttaTCGAATCTTGAATTGAATctgatttaataactatgatttgtACACTTTGATTCTGGAACAACTGACTCATATATTAGTTGTGTATATTTTACGTTTTTAGGGCACAtaaattggtaaaaaattacCGTTGGAGAGcagattaattttatgtttctaGGGCATGTATATTGTCATGGTGATTTTACCGTTGAAGCCAAACGGTGATAAAAATTGTCATGGTGATTCCAGAACTATAGTGATGGGATCCatcactaaaaataaaaaacacgacTCCTGCATCTGTAAATCCTCGTAGCAAATGcaaaagcataaaaatctagttttttaTGCCATCATCTCAtgttcaaaattaatgaaaaaatacgAGAATTCTTTTTAAGTCTAGACGTGGATCATTTcctaaaatccaaataaaacatGCATGGTTGCCGGTAACAAAGAATTGGTTTGATTGTCATCCTTTGAGACTTGGCTCGGATCGGGTTTTGGATGAGTTTGAGAAATAAAATGCCAGGAAGGGTTTGGTCCAAGAGTCTCCGTTCGTTAAAAGAAAGCAGCAAGCATTGCAGTACTTGTGATAGACATGGTGCTTACAGACTATATGAACTTACAGTAATTCTAGTCCATGGCTAATATTATACGTCAGCGAACAAGCTATAAGTCTTGGCATCGAGAACTATTTGTCTAACAGAAGCTACTGCTCCTACTGCCGCCAACAACGTTGATACTACAGCTATCAACGTGTTTCCCCAGAAAACCAGGCCCTTCTTAGATGGCTTAAAAGTGACATTGTAGAAGACCATTGGCAAAATGAAATCCAAAGGAATGCATCCAAATGCTCCAAACAATGCCATGATGTCTCCAAAGAAAGGTAGCATGGTAGCCAAAAATGTAGCGGTTATAACAGACAATGATCGAAAAATCAACCTTGGTATAACATTGCGGATGGAGAATTGATCCATCTTTGGGTCCGCAAACCATTTTTCGAAAACTTCGTTTGTGGGTTGCAAGTAAATCTGCAATAGCTAGCTCATGTTA is a window of Populus nigra chromosome 10, ddPopNigr1.1, whole genome shotgun sequence DNA encoding:
- the LOC133705016 gene encoding protein PSK SIMULATOR 1-like, which encodes MVAESWFRSLWKIPQKREPGPQKAVVGVLAFEVTSLMSKLVHLWHSLSDKQVARLREEIGSSEGIKKLIAEDDDFIGRLICLEMMESMVHVAKPVARIGNKCSDPSLKGFQHLFDEMIKIHADPYGWGFSWKKMDKKVKKMERFISVNSTLYQEMEMLSDLEQTVRRMKGCDPEPNNLLDYQKKLVWKQHEVRNLKEISLWNKTYDYTVRLLVRSLFTIYRRISHVFGIDSTVYPGESKALDSDYFYRSQSVSALLQSSVHPSENSTLPRFSSGPLGKFTANSGPILKSSKNNFYSGPLGGSIAKSGPISGKNRNLNFFSGPLGGPTTKSGPISGITKTGKKSWWTPQSPAFLGRKPPSKPNRLTQVGPFKGCMVASNTSPVANCYLSSADVHSRNLKGARESNADHLPLGNVSRTGPSIFSSQHKLLQALPETLGGAALALHYANVIVVIEKLAASPHLIGHDARDDLYNMLPARVRAALRERLKPYSKSLDSPVYDTVLAGEWTEAMTSILEWLAPLAHNMIRWQSERSYEQQTFVSRTNVLLVQTLYFANQEKTESAITELLVGLNYIWRFGRELNTKALQECASSRVFDEYLEVEK